AGTTTTCTCGGGCGACGAACCTTCCGGCACAAATCCCAGACGAGAGCAAATCCTGTTGATGTGCGTATCAACGGGAAACCTGTCTGAACCGCAGGCAAACGAAAGGACGACATTTATCGTTTTTACTCCGATACCTTTTACCTGTGTGAAAGTTTCTTCAACCCAATCAGGGTCTTTATCGCAAATCCAGTCTATATTCAGTTTACCCCAGTTTTTTTTGATAAAATTGAGCGTGTCTTTAATATAAGCGGATTTTGCTGGCGCAAGCCCGGCTATTCTAATAGCATTTTCTATCTTTTTTCGCGGAGCTGCGAGTACTTTTTCCCACGTGGGATATTGTTTCCTTAGCTCGGCAAATCCCTTATCCCGATTAATATCGTTTGTATTGTGAGAAAGGAGGGTGAGTATAAGTTCGTCGAGAACGTTTACGTTTTTCTTTGTTTTCGGTACGCCATAAGCGTCTTCAAGGAGTAAATCTATTTTTGCTGCTTTGCTGCGGAGTTGATAGCTCACTCAGAGACTCTCTTCACTCCTAATTCGGTGATTAATATATCGAATTTCATATCGTGCGATTCAGTTGGCAAATTTTTGACGATTTGAAAATCGTATGCGATAACGATAACCGGAACATCCACTTCGGTCAAAATCTTATCGTAAAATCCGCTACCCATTCCAAGTCTGTTCCCATCTCTGTCAGCGGCGAGGCAGGGAGCTATAATTAAATCTGAATCACTGATGGGAACAGGGATGTCATTCTGAGGAGAAGGCTGCATGATACCGAAGGGAGAAAATTCCAACGCATTAATACTTCGCAGGATAGAGTGAGACGGAGGTGCTTCATTTCCGTGATACACGGGAACGATAATTGCTTTATCTTCGGAAAGCGCCCGCGCTGCCAACATAATCGTTTGTATCTCTCCGGGGAGACTGCCGATAAAAGTATAAATAGTGGCTGAATCATTATACTCGGGAAGCGAAGAAAGATAATTTAAAATCTCCTCAGATTTTTGATTCATATCATCGAACGAAAGATTTGCTCTCTCTTCAGCGAACCTCTTCCGAAGTGCATTTTTTATTTCAGAAATATCTGGCATAATAATACTAATATACAATAAAGGCTCACCAAAAGATGAGCCTTATAATGTAAGAAACTACTTTGTAAAAATCAGCTAAATAACTGAATCCAATTTATCTTTCATAAAACTTATTGGACGGGCGCCTATTATCGTTTCCTGAACTTCACCATCTTTGAAAAACAGAAAACTGGGAATACTCCGTATCCCATATCGCGAGGAAATGCTCGGATTAGCATAGACATCAACTTTTCCAATTTTCACTTTTTCTTTATATTCGGCTGCGAGTTCCTCTAAAACAGGAGTCATAGCCACACACGGACCGCAGCCTTCCCCCCAAAAGTCAACAAGTACAGGCACTTCAGAGCCTAAAACTTCCTGCTCAAAATTCTCGTCTGTAAATTCTTTAGCCATTTAACGTTCTCCTATAAACCGAAATCGGTGTTTATCATCTCTATATGTAGAGAATATTATAACCGCACAACTACATATGCAACTATTCTTCTCATTATTCACTTTTCTTTACTTATTTTATCGTCTGTTTCTAAATAAATCTTAATTTATCTCATTTCACGTGTGGAATATGGCGAAAAAGTGCCCTGAAATCCGTAATGCGGCTTACTATAGGACAAATCCTTAACGATGGGCGAGCAGTTCAATCAATATTTCGCCAATCTCCGCTATATTCAATATTCCGCCGAAAAGCTCGCTACCGGCTCCCGCGGAAAGGATAGGGACGAATTCACCCGTGTGGCCGCGGCTTGCCCATTTGGGATTGAAATTAGACGTTTTATCAGTTCCTTGATGAAGGGATAAGCCGCCCGTTTCATGATCCGCCGTAACAAGAATTAGTATATCATTATTTGATTCTAAATAATCCAATCCGATACCGAGAGCATCGTTGAAATCTTTCATCTGGAAAAGCATCTTCTCATACTCATTATCGTGAGACTCCCAATCTATCTGCGAACCTTCCACCATCAGAAAAAATCCATTCTTGTTCTTACTGAGAATTTTGATCGCCACATCTGTCATATCGGAGAGATTTTGTTCAGGATGCTCTTTTTTATTTATTGCGTTGTGATCAAGGAGGGCGATTAAGTTTTCCACTTTTTCAAAATTAAGATTGAAAAGATCGTCCATATTGTATGCTACTTTAAAACCCCTACCCGCCATTTCGTTAAGAAGATTTCTGTTGTCTTTTCTTGCGCCGTTTTCCTTTTTAGGAAGAAAATACTTTCGTCCGCCTCCGATGATGACATTCACATTTGATTCTGAAAGCTGTCTTGCAATCTCCATCTCATCCCCACGCCATTCTACATGTGCGGCGAATGATGCCGGTGTGGCATGTGTTATGCTGGATGTAGCGACCAATCCTGTTGACATCCCGTATCCC
This window of the Candidatus Neomarinimicrobiota bacterium genome carries:
- a CDS encoding endonuclease III, which translates into the protein MSYQLRSKAAKIDLLLEDAYGVPKTKKNVNVLDELILTLLSHNTNDINRDKGFAELRKQYPTWEKVLAAPRKKIENAIRIAGLAPAKSAYIKDTLNFIKKNWGKLNIDWICDKDPDWVEETFTQVKGIGVKTINVVLSFACGSDRFPVDTHINRICSRLGFVPEGSSPEKTYIAMSSIFPKGKAYSFHINIITHGRQTCKARNPLCDKCNLRRFCRYYRNSVKSAKSAVQ
- a CDS encoding 5-formyltetrahydrofolate cyclo-ligase, giving the protein MPDISEIKNALRKRFAEERANLSFDDMNQKSEEILNYLSSLPEYNDSATIYTFIGSLPGEIQTIMLAARALSEDKAIIVPVYHGNEAPPSHSILRSINALEFSPFGIMQPSPQNDIPVPISDSDLIIAPCLAADRDGNRLGMGSGFYDKILTEVDVPVIVIAYDFQIVKNLPTESHDMKFDILITELGVKRVSE
- the trxA gene encoding thioredoxin gives rise to the protein MAKEFTDENFEQEVLGSEVPVLVDFWGEGCGPCVAMTPVLEELAAEYKEKVKIGKVDVYANPSISSRYGIRSIPSFLFFKDGEVQETIIGARPISFMKDKLDSVI
- a CDS encoding alkaline phosphatase; this translates as MKKIVTIFMFTVILLLNWTQVKSQTPSQPKSIILFIGDGMGVSQITAAVMMGVGDNFLRFTNGGLSVTRSSRSWLTDSAASATALASGKRTYIKAIGVDDDRVPLKNIVEIARGYGMSTGLVATSSITHATPASFAAHVEWRGDEMEIARQLSESNVNVIIGGGRKYFLPKKENGARKDNRNLLNEMAGRGFKVAYNMDDLFNLNFEKVENLIALLDHNAINKKEHPEQNLSDMTDVAIKILSKNKNGFFLMVEGSQIDWESHDNEYEKMLFQMKDFNDALGIGLDYLESNNDILILVTADHETGGLSLHQGTDKTSNFNPKWASRGHTGEFVPILSAGAGSELFGGILNIAEIGEILIELLAHR